Part of the Melopsittacus undulatus isolate bMelUnd1 chromosome Z, bMelUnd1.mat.Z, whole genome shotgun sequence genome is shown below.
GCGATCCCCGCAGAGCGCTTGGGGTGGCTACAGGTATTCTCTCCGCTGGTGGCTTTCGCAGTAACCGCGGTGGACGTGGCCCGCCCAGCGCCGCGTTCGGTGCCATAGGGAACTGAAACGGGGAGAACGCACCTCGCAGTTAAGAGGACCGCTTTGCGCTGTCCCAGTTCGCGCCCTGAATGCAGGTAAAGCACGCGTGTTGATCAAAGAGCCAGGTTCGAAGGCAGTTCGTAAGGCGACGTCAAAACACAGCCTTAATAAGCGTAGATCATAAAGCCTTCCAGTCAGCGTTGTTAACTGCTAGTTTTCAAAGCTGTGTTACAGCACCGCTCCTGGATTATAACTGGTAACAACAGTATAGTTCAGTCCTCTAGGCACGCTTGAAGGTGCTACTACAAAtcaagttttcttttcccctctgtggATATAAGCTGTCTCATACGATATCAAGAAAGAGATTGaaggctttgctttctgttaaatgaaaaataaactgcaaacGTGGAAAGGATTTGTAAGTTATTCCTCAGCTGAGAGATGAGATGATTAAGTGGTGTTCATATTCTTTCCAAACCAGCATTGTAATCTCTGGAAAATACACTGTTGGttacaaaatgcaaaatacaagCAAGAATTACTTTATCAATCATTCTCCAAGTTCAAAGGCCTTATTTTTGAAATAGATACAGCTAGTTACCAGGAATACATACTTGTATATGTAGCATGATTTAGGAACTAGGCTATTTCAATACATAACTGCATTATGGATGTAATGTTTAGAAGACAAAGTGGTTTTAAAAGTGGGTTTTCGGGCAGGTGCTTCATGATCAAATTAGTAGTATCAGTTAGCACCTAAGGCTATACATGGGTATTCGTAACTGAACTTGCTTACTGTCTTACAATGTAGATCTCTGCAAATTTTCTAGCGTATGCAGGCATTACTGTATATTGTGTGTGTTTAATAATTACATCTTTACAGACATGTAGTGCTGCCCAGAGAACTTTCAAAACAAGTGCCAAAATCCCATCTTATGTCTGAAGAGGAGTGGAGACGACTTGGTGTTCAGCAGAGTCTTGGCTGGGTTCACTATATGATCCATGAGCCAGGTAAGCACATCTAAGCAGAACTACATGAGCAAAAAATTGTAAAATGTCACCTGCCTGGTGCTCAGCTGAAGTGTATAGTGCATAATTTTTCCTGCTGTGGAAACCAGCTGGAATTCACTCCTTACCTCCTTGCTATTTTAGCCTTTTGTCTACAAAAGCAACataacagtttttattttaaaccttcATATCTCGCTCCCAGAACTGTAAAATGCCAACCTTGTCCTGGCTATGAGGACATACATGTAGACAAAACATGCCAGACTGgaaactgttcttacctctgCCTATAGAAGCAAGTTTCTTGTGAGCTCCTGAATCATACCAGTAGCTTGGTGACTGAAACAAATTTTATACAGCAGCATATCTTTAATGCAAAAATCCGGTATACCTACTTTTTATGCAAAAACTTAATAagtgctgtcgtggtttaaaacccaaccataGTCTCCCtctcaacacacacacacccccccccccccccactcccagagggatggggaggagaaccgaagaagtgcaactcccacgggttgcaacaagagcagtccagtaactaaggtataacaaatCACTACTTCTACCACCAAtgaaaacaatgatagaggaaataaggagagagaatacCATACCACCCGCTGAAACAAGCCCTTctggccaactcccagttacctccctgggcatgacatgctgtggtatggaatacctctttggctagtttgtatcgggtgtcctgtctctggtTCCTCCtgtcctcccctccttcccgggcagagcatgagactcacaaagtccttgatcagagtaaatacgtgagcagtaactacaaaccTAAGTGCTAGCAacactgttcccagactgaaagtcaaaacacagtgctgcaccagctaccaagaaggagaaaaaatgactgctactgctgaacccaggacagatgcTCAGGTAGACAATGTCCTGAAATGTCTGCGGTACAGTTTGAATTCTAGTTACTACTAAAGTAGCAGTAATTTGTAGACTCTTAGAGCCTACTAAAGGCAGCACTTAAAAGCAGTTTCTCAATTATTGGAGTGTGAAGCCCTAAAACTTTACCAGGTAGGGTGAAAACAGCCATTCAAGGTAACTTACCCTTGGCAAGCCTGACTAAAAAGTAACTGGTGACTGGTGAATTCCAGCAATGTGAAGTTCCAAGAAGAAATTAGTGTAATCTTCCAGTGTTTCCCTTACCTGAGCACATTTGACATGTTAGGCTTTTTTGGAAGAGTTTACAATTAAGTCGGGTTAATAATGTAAAATGGCTGTATTAACTGGAGTGGCTTTTGTTGATGCTTGACACTACAGTTTCCTAGTATAAGTTAAAGTAACAGAGTTTGGCAAGTAGACTACTGTGGAGAAACGGTTAGTAACAATACTAACTAAAAAATGGgggtttctgtattttttcagtaCTTGCTTCCTGCATGTATCTTCAGTTTACGATGGTAACAACATCTGGTATAAAACTTTCAAAAGCACTGGTTTGACTGTTGCAAGGTTACTGAAAAGTTGTTCTCTTAATACTACACATGGGGCCATGTTTGTGGGCTTCTTGATCTGTTTATTACTGACAGTGAACTTCAACTATTGTTCAAGACTTACTAAATGGAAGAAATTCCTGTAATCAAGTCTTAGGGGACAGACTGACACTGTTcaattttgtttctgcagaacCGCATATTCTCCTCTTCAGAAGACCTCTTgcaaaaaataagcagaaatgaACCACTATCTATAAATCATCTCCTGGAATTATGTATATGAGTGTACATACGTTTGTAGTATTTggtgaataatttaaaatgtacaaaACTTACCTGTGGATGAACTGTATTAATTAAAGCAACAAAAGCTCAGTTGAATGAAATTCCAAGTAGGCTGCTATGGTGTTCAAAGGGTGAAGTATTCAACTACTAAATCTAAGTGCCTGTCTGACCTTTCAATATGTTTTCTGACTAAATTGTCACTTGTCCTGTGTTCAGTGTTTGCACTCAGCTTTTATGCTGAAGCATACCATGTTAAAATCTgattaatttagaaataaactatttttactgctctaaatttagaaataaagtatttttgatGCTCTAAACCCTAAGTGCCTAGAGTTTTAATTCATCAGGCAAAACAAATACTTATTGTCTAACATGTTAAGACATGAACTTATTACcatttacttcagaaaaaaaaataacccagttaacttgttttgtttctctgcaagAATTATTTTGTCCAACAGGACAAAGTTCCTAAACCTGATTTGAATTGGGAACTGGCAGCAGTCTGGAAAGAAGGTTGGCAGAACCAGGTAATGCTCAGAGTGACTTACAATGTGCTGAAGTTATGGGATGCTGTAGTTGATATATGTAATAGTGGTATTATTCTGCAATGACTACTTATCCTGCTTCTCTGGAGGCATTTAGTGATATGACAAAAGGGAATGGCTTAATAATGCATCTGTAGAAGTTCAGAAGTTATTTACAAAAAGGGTGGTCAAGCATTGGAATAAGGCCCCAGAGAAATGCTTGCAGACTGAGCCTGTTAGTGTTTGAGCTATGCCTGGACAACTCCCTCAAAGATAGTTTTAACTTTGGGATTATGCTGTATGGAGTCAGGAACTGGCCTTGATCCTTGTATGTCCCTTCCAATGCAGAATGTTCAGGGATGAGTTGGTATATACTTGTCTTAAGGTGTTAAATAGTGCTTAATATTTCGTAGAGATATTCTTAATGTGCTGGTTTGATTTACTTTGGTATTATTGATTTATCTTTCAGCTGCAAACTTTTTAGTCTGGGCTTTTAGCCTGCACTTCCTGTTTTGAGTCCTTGGGCAGTAGTGGCTTAGTGTCAAAGTGAACTGAATGCTTTTCAGAAAAGTAGCTGCTGATTATAGGATAGTATGAGCTCAGTGC
Proteins encoded:
- the CKS2 gene encoding cyclin-dependent kinases regulatory subunit 2; the protein is MDPSQIYYSDKYSDEQYEYRHVVLPRELSKQVPKSHLMSEEEWRRLGVQQSLGWVHYMIHEPEPHILLFRRPLAKNKQK